The following is a genomic window from Aphis gossypii isolate Hap1 chromosome X, ASM2018417v2, whole genome shotgun sequence.
AATATACAGTATAGacgataaacttaaaaattatttgtatgatgtaaattagaaatataggACGGGCCAGATTAAAAAAGCTCGCGGGCCGGATGTGGATTATACGATcgctcatttttttttctattacattgatcacattttataaatacgtgCATAATGGTTAATGAAGGTAATCAGACTATAGTATTCAATtactacacaaaaaaaaaaaaggctgCCGccgtaataaaataagataatattaaattaatactatcatACGTCCGGTCAATAGCtgatcacatattatacacacgcacATACGCGTGCtcgttttattagttattattataatcagctggaattaaattaattgtttaggataaatttatgatatggaaaaataaatgtaccacACTCGTGTGATGAGTTTTGTCGCCGTGTTTGGTACATCGTCGAGAGTTTGGCGTGTGctgcaataaatattatttttattgctcaAATAGTAGAAAGTGTTTTctcgatttatttttcatcaccGCCACATCGACTATTTGATCAAATAGTCTAGTTATTACTAAAAGctcatgtattatgtatgccGTGTTGCGCGTCAATCgccgaaatatttttatttatatatacaattctaTAAAGGGCGTACGTGTGCGCAAATCGCTATAAGactatctttaatattaataaattactgtcAATAAtccttcataaaaatatttttatttttatatcataaatcgtGGTCGTAAATTGACtcgtttttatagtattagtttatattttatttgcggTCCAACAAATCACACGAttttataacgatattatcCGTAGTTCAAAAAaccaaaatgaaaaataaagtttaaaaacgtCATTCCTACAGtcgcttatatttttttaatcttatcgCCTATTTGCTGAacgtatacataggtatatatactaatataggtCAAACATtgatatacctaactatacaTTGCTGAAATCGTAATCGTATAGGTACGTACCAGTAGAGTGTGAGGCCAGTACCCGGTAAAGTTAGCGGGTCCCGAATTCGGTCCACGGGCGTATAATCGTCCTCCTTGCCGGAGCGCCGACCGCACCCAACGGCGGGCCGATGGGACCAGCCACCGCTGCACTCGGGCTTCCAGCCGCTTCCTTCTGGAAGTCCACCAGCATCCGTCGCCGtagttgtcgtcgtcgtcgaacTCTTCCTCGTTGTCCTCGTCCTGGTCGTTATCGCAATCCGCGGATACCACGCGGACGTCCGGGTTGGCGGATCGCAACATGGCCGTGGCCACGTACGCGGGCCTGACGCACTGCACCCGGACGCCGTGCCCGTCGTTTCCGTCGTCACGTCCTCTGGTCAAATACGCGCACTCGGCGTCCAGATCGGACGATAGCTTCTCCAAAAATTTCTAAACACATCATGATATATATTACGAGTCGTGCCAAAATCGACCGTAGTATTATATGCATAGGCATGTTGTgtcgtatatacataattaataatattatatatgttacagTTAGAGTGTTTAATcagaaagtttataaaatagctAAAACGTGTAGATAAtgcgtatataatttataatttaactatatttattttgtacattttctgTCATCAATCCGTTTAATGTCGCAAatcgtatacaaaatatgatcaCCGTTCGCTGGGTCGTCCGAGCGATGCTTATCATTCATCTCGgtttggtttaataatatcatatcaaaatataaattatcgctCAGCTCCCAATAGACAGTGTTTATGTATGTACGTTTATCTTGCTGCTATAAGATTTTCGtttagtaatacatttaaaattatgtatagaatGTGTTACGTGttttgtatagaaaaaaagaagTATTGTGCAACTCTAAATGCCACAATAATAGCATTGTGTGTTCGAATAAAGATAatcaatttagtttaaaataaatataatataataataaatttaaaatttaaatgtattctataCTTTAGCAgaattaaaactaaacttgtatagaataattagatattcgattaataataaagttcaaATAATTACTTAGTTGAAGTACCTACgactttcatttattatttcatactatACCTAACATTCGTAAGTAATTCATGAACTACCTAgctaattcataaaataatagaatacaaCACTTTAActgtaacatatataatattattctgtatacttatttattggagaattattataatttcggaATGATATTGACCGTAAAATTAAAGCCGATAGGTACCATATGATAATACCATAAATcagttacttaatattatttaaaaaagttatgttattattgataacgttatatcattttatttctcttaaatacataatatcgaTGGTATTTCTTAAAAGGTGGACAAATTATAACGGTTTTCCTAATCCAATATCTTCTAACTGTAATAGTCGATTACGCGGATAGGaacataatttcaatttaatttcatggCTTTAAAGagcatattgtaataatacaatactttaCAGTcagtaattttgaaaactttgaAAGATTTGTAGCCTATGGgacagtataaattataaacttaactatatactatagtaaattacaaaacaaaatgtctAAACAACAGTTGTGCTTAAATAGTAGCAAATACGAAATGTGCAATTTAAGGACATGgacaatttatattcaaagtgaagataaataaaatattttcatactttatgtacagtattttatgaacctattaatttttattatataattcttaataGTGACTATGACTATGAACTTAATTCGTTTAGTAATTCAAAGTTTAATGTCTACAACGGCCATGACACTATGAACGTATTGTCTAATTAATTACCGACAATGTttgcagtatataatataccgctATGTAACCGAAACCGTCTTAAACGGAACCGAAGGGGGCACACAggtttttttgagttatttaaaaatctctaattgccataaaaaaaaaaatcgatcaaACGGAAAACactggttttaaaaatttcatattatcctgtaaattattattgagatgTGGGAACTCAAATGGCCCGCGAGTACCAGCCGTTGGAGGCAACTGGTCAACGTGCCCAATTCcgatacatatttttgaaacgatTCCGCAAGCGTTAACGTACCTTTTACTATCCTGCCCCCGCCATATGTGATGTACCgctaatatttgtaattatttttgtaaaaaaaaaaaaaaaatcgataaaacCGCGATAACAAAGATCACCGAAAAGGTCGAGAAACGATAGATaggtacgtaataataataataataacgcctTATATGTCGTACCTACCTTTGTGGCGGCGTACAAGGCCATCAGAGGAGCGGCCGGCGGTACGGACGCGGACGCGCTGCCCACGTTGATCACCAGGCCCCGGCCGCGGGCCAACATGCCGGGCAGGACCAGGCGGCACGCGTGCACCGCCCCGGCCACGTTGCACCGGACGGCCGCGTCCGCGTTACCGCAATAGTCGGCCGTGAACCGCACCGGCCCGCCGCCGTCTCCGGCCTCGACGGCACCGTCGGCCGTCATGCCGGCAAAGAACTCGGGATGAGGGTAACAAGCGCCCGCGCAGTTCACGAGAACGCCCACGCCGCCGGCCGGTTGCAACCGGTCCTCGACGACGGACCTCAGCCGCCGATACCACAGGGGGCACCGGAGACGGGCTGGCCGCTGTCCGTCGGGCTTGCAGAAACATCGGTCGCCCACGTCGTCGTCCTGGTCCATCCTTACCTGCGGTTCCGGGAGGGTTAAGTCGTCCGTCCCGTCTCGCGCCACCGGATCTTCCGTAAAGTCCGCCACGGCCGTCATCACCCGCCGCCGTCCGGCCGATTCTTTTCCTGTGCACGAACGCCGAAAAATTTATCGTAAGTTTTACTGCAGACCGAAACCGCGCGTAAGcgcattacatattatgcatattatatgcgtCATGATTTCTGCGTAGACCAAATTTTGCACATTTGAACGGTTAAGgcgtatcattataattttcacaCTGTATATATAGCAgtgttagtaaataaatagaaaaaaaaatatctcctTTTTACTGTAAAGGacgagataataataaatgtgtcgaaaaatagttaatttgatattatatcacGGAAAATTAATGTTCGATATTTGCGATTTCTTTTTGTCCTAATGATAGTTTATACGAtgttagcaaaaaaaaaaaaaataataaataaataataataataactaaatacataCTACCTACCATGGTTTATTGTTGACATGAAGATTATTTACTTGTCATGTTATCAATGTTTATTAAGGCGGGGTACATTTTTTAGCATGTTGATGAACGGTAGGCCTATATATTACGACTGCTATTACAATAGTGTTGACAATTGATGCCGGGAAACTCTTTCAAATATAGTTGCTTTTGCACTAATGTAAAAACGGCTAAATAATGACAGTACTGCTATAACAGTGATATTTTCTATGGTAGAAGAGCAGATTGTTTTGACCCAGTAAATCACGTAGAGAGACTGCCaagggtaataataataataataataataataataaaactagatgatttataataaaaaatgacattttttgaCAGTTTTGTGTCCATCAAGTGTTAATGCTTctactgtatatatttttaagtatttgcgCCTACtacatattgcatattttttcatttttttatcaagtacATCTACATTCTACATAGTATTTAGAATCAGTTATAAACCATTACTGCAAATAATTACagttcttaaatttattatacactattaatgttatattatattgttacacgtcatattatatgcttattagttacacaattttattattatgaacgatttacattaaattttgttagatgaaaatgtgtaaaactttgaaaatgtatacacttAATCAGTTGTTTTCTGTCAGTGTTAAACCATGAGCCACTAGCTAAAAGTCAAATGGATCAGAGATACAAGTTTTCGTTTACGCTTATGGAAGTTACCAGCTTTTTGCaagagaatattatatttcaattttgtttataaactttaaaataaaataaaaattctttctCGAGTGTGTTGTATTTGTCATGTGTCACGCAGGAGTGTCAACTTTTTAGTTGTTTGGCGTAGTACAACCACGGACCACCTATTGGGAACCACTGCACATAAGGAACACAAAGGTGACCTTTAAGTTATGccacagataaaaaaaaatgttaacggTTTCTTTTGTGATAGGTATCCTGCTATGTGATGTCTGTTTCTGATGAAACATAGCTTGCGATGAAAGTTGATCGGGAAAGTATAACCTTTGTCCCAGAGTGTAAGTGAAAGAATTTGATTgttgtataaagtatttttactatatatatttatctttagaTTTTATAGAGCCAAAGTTATAGTTCCAAACCAACAATGTTATAACTgctataagatttaaaaaatacttataatgtaACAATTGAATTTCTTATATCGCAGGAAAGTTAGTAGTTGaaacttcaaaatataagttttatattttcaatgtttgaaagttttaagttatttatatttgcacTCGAGATGACTGAAAAACAGACTTGGAACATTAAATGTGACAAAtcaattattgtgtaatactCGTGAAGAATATTTCATTGCATTTGGTAGGTATAAGTAGtagctatattatacttgtttataaaataaagttacttgttatacaagtataacaagtataatacatttatatagtaaatgtattgttgtatataatgtttatttcagcaaacataattatgttatatatttttgtgctaaaattatttattttcactaaaGCATTCGCAATCTGTGTTTATATTCATctcctaaacattttaaaatgataatttggttttaaaaagtatgtatattaatgtgACACCTGGGCTTTTCCCATATATagtgattaatttataaatatttctttattattaaattttacttgtgTTTAAGATTACTTGTGGGTTGTAAgtcattcatataattatgtgatttaaaaattgcaaaaatgtttttaatttacacacTCCttgatattgaaatatagttataagaatatttaaaatacagaaatgcttattattttatttgtagaatattttacatgaaataattaacatatacaagtatacaatgGAACTCAAATTAaagtttatgttattttggaggagtaaaatacaaatactataGGCTAAATACTTTTCGAGTTTTGCCTTTTATCTTTGCAAATATTGATTCTCCtgcaatgttttatttttatggttttgattatttcttttgcattttataga
Proteins encoded in this region:
- the LOC126551589 gene encoding uncharacterized protein LOC126551589, whose translation is MDVLLVGRNPDKLQAVARLIRKESAGRRRVMTAVADFTEDPVARDGTDDLTLPEPQVRMDQDDDVGDRCFCKPDGQRPARLRCPLWYRRLRSVVEDRLQPAGGVGVLVNCAGACYPHPEFFAGMTADGAVEAGDGGGPVRFTADYCGNADAAVRCNVAGAVHACRLVLPGMLARGRGLVINVGSASASVPPAAPLMALYAATKKFLEKLSSDLDAECAYLTRGRDDGNDGHGVRVQCVRPAYVATAMLRSANPDVRVVSADCDNDQDEDNEEEFDDDDNYGDGCWWTSRRKRLEARVQRWLVPSARRWVRSALRQGGRLYARGPNSGPANFTGYWPHTLLVWCAGLASALTPRRWFVDRVLIPGMLVYRTKGRAAIAAEERRKTYKLAAVGGRQDKSRTTN